The following is a genomic window from Melitaea cinxia chromosome 24, ilMelCinx1.1, whole genome shotgun sequence.
CCTGCTTAGCAGAAAAACTCATAGGTATACTCGTAACGGTCTCAGCATCGATCACCCGTGACGGAGGTCCCAGAGGCGAAGTcactttaaaatgatttttaagcAAGTTGGCAATCCCCCTTGGCTCACTACAGCCCCCTATGCTCGTGGGGCGacctatttttacatttaacttGTTCGTTTCTCTCCAGAATTTAGCAAAGTCATGTGACGACCTGCGTGAAGCGATTATGTCCATTTTAACTTGATCTTCATGTTGTTGGCACCATCTTAGTCTACTTTTAAAAACCTTACGACTCTCACGCATGTCGTCCCAAACTCCGCCATACCCTGGTTTGTTATGGAGCAACCAAGTTCGAAATTTAAGACGCGCATCTTCATATGCTGTACGCACATGTTTATTCCACCCAGTAACCCgtttcttattaaaattctGGTCCTTGTACGTTAATTCAGCAGCACCGCTAAGAATATTGACTACCCGGCTATACAAATCATCTAGTGTGCGCCTATGAGTGACATCATGACACATCCCACCCGCACACGAAGTTAATGAGACCGGAAAATCGATATGCCTTAGCTGCTCATGGCATATGTCATGATATCGCCCAGTCTGCGCCTCAGACCTAGATTGCCACAggattttattgcatttatagttttcagtgtttaattttgaaactactTTGTCTAAAATTATCTCTATTATTAGCGGGAAATGGTCAGACCAGTGTACATCACTATCAACTCTCACATTTGAAATAGTTTTCCACGCTGTTTGCGTTACAATACAATGGTCTAACCATCTCATGCTACCATCAATGTCGCTAATAAATGTAATAGTGTTTGACATGATTCCTAATTTTTCCGTATCAGCACATACCCATTTTTTATCTGAACAATATTCCCGTAACTCCAACCAAAATGGTTGGCCAGGGTGCGCGTTATAATCACCTAACATGTATACAGCTTCCACATCATTATTTTCTACAATAGCATCGATTTCGCCTAAACAGTTTACAAACTCGACACTATTATCAGGAGCATCCGTGGGCATGTATACCGAAAACACAATAATCGATTTCCCGCCTATCGTTCCTCTGATTGCAGTTAGCCTGACACTACTGCAATTTATAACAGAAACTGTGTCAAATATACCTTTTCGCCATAACAAAGCAACCCCACCGTATGGCCTCCCTCTGAGAATACCCACGGTAGTATCAACAGCCGTTTTGGACGTATATTCAAAGTTATCACTTACCGAGCCCAGCAATGGTAGGTCATGACCGAGGAGCCAGGTCTCCTGTAAGGCTATTACATCAGCGTAAACACATAGGTCCCTAACAAACTCTACAGATCTTTTAAACCCTTTACAATTAAACGAAACAAATGTACTCTTACTTTTATTATCCATtgtcaatttaatttagttCCTTTCTGTCACTAGAGTCTTTTTTAAACACTATAAATTTCCTAAAACAAATGCCTTCCGGCCATATTTCATCTTTAAGAAACAACGGTACCCTATAGCTAtccacataaaaaatataagaatcgTAACCTCTATCCACTTTTGGTGCGATTTTCTCTAATGTAACTAACACTTGAGTCTTACGTACAATATAGTCTATGATATCCTGTTGCGATGTTTCCTTACTAATGTTAGAAATGTACAGCGGCACTTTTACTGACGCCGCCTTAAACTTCGACTCCGGCCCGTAGCTCGCTTTGCCTTGGTTACTAATAAACCGATTACGATACCTAGATTTCTTTTTATTCACAACTACACTCCACTTCCCTTCCTCCGCCTTCTTCTCAAAAACTGTACTTGAGCTTTTTGACTCTGTAACAACATTCCGATTGTTGTGATTCTCTGTATCGCGACGCAATGACGGCGACAACGCCGAAGAGCCATTCGCGGTAATCAGCCGACCAGCGTAGGAATGATTCATTACTTTATTTGTGTTCGAAACCACGGTAGGCCTCACCGTCCGTTGAGTTTGTTGCACCTGCGTCGAAACCGCAGTGATTTGGGGCGCCTCCACATGCTCACCTGTATTATTTGTTTGCGTGTGCGCAACAAAGACGGCAGATTGTCTTTCTTCGCTGGGCGACCGTGTGCCAGAGAGAGATATGTTGCCCTTGTTGCCATCGCCGGATTTGTCGCTGATTGTCCGTGTGTGCAAGGGAGACGGATTGCGTTTATTATTTCCGATAGCACTATTCATTGATTCCTTGGACTTATCAATGtctgttttataaaacaaactcgTAGTATCCATCCCCATGGGTCCGCTGTCATATTCAAAACGACGTTGTATGTTGTTAAAAACTCCTCTTTgagtattaatatttgttttgtgaATATCAAAACTACCCTCACACTGCGAGGATTGTTGACATCTATTTGCAACACAAAACTCATTCATATCTTGCCGAACGTTATTGCATTCTTGTTTAACAATTTCCATATCATTCTGTAACAATAACATGCCAtcctgtaattttaaaatatcccgTAGCAAGCGCGTCGCGTCCAGATGATCGAACGTTATTGGTGGCAATTTATGCAATTCTCTAGCTACAAACATTGGTAACATATCTGGATTAGTTGCGTCTGCATGTTTTAGAAGACATATAATATCCTGTATATTTTTACGAGATTTATCATTCCTCTTACGCATCTTTATTTTCTCCAGCGGCACTGCCTCAAAGAGCAGTTTTTTTGCATCACAAATATCGTCTGCAGAAAATCCAGTTTCACACACTCTTATTAGTGTTTCCTCGTCCATGattccaattttattatatacaaatgcAAGTACTTCATTAATTACGATATTGCACGTAGCACACTTAACAGTATTTGGGGTCATTGCACTCGCTCCCGCGCACGCAACCGTGCATGCGTGCTGTCAAATAACGACTGCAACGactttaagcacgctgtttttgattttatgttgaactgattgaaacggtgacctccgccaaaacttaaataccaaaattacaaaatgtaaattttcgacataaactaataaccgatttttattttttatgtattttattattattatttataacaaggagtccctatgtcaattttcagacctctagcatcaaaatttgcggaagtctcaaaacccaagttatgagggttcaaaaaaacgacgaagcgcttcgagaaaagataggtagtgcttttcgtttttttttttttggctcgtcttggcgggggcactaccgtgcccccagataagTTGTATGTTATGATAACGTATACTATGTTAAGTTTTAAGAGCAGCGATAGttaaaaattacagtaatatcaataaatgccgcttcagcctataatatcccactgctgggcctctttccctatataggagaaggatcagagcttaatccaccacgctgctccaatgcgggttgg
Proteins encoded in this region:
- the LOC123665401 gene encoding uncharacterized protein LOC123665401, yielding MDNKSKSTFVSFNCKGFKRSVEFVRDLCVYADVIALQETWLLGHDLPLLGSVSDNFEYTSKTAVDTTVGILRGRPYGGVALLWRKGIFDTVSVINCSSVRLTAIRGTIGGKSIIVFSVYMPTDAPDNSVEFVNCLGEIDAIVENNDVEAVYMLGDYNAHPGQPFWLELREYCSDKKWVCADTEKLGIMSNTITFISDIDGSMRWLDHCIVTQTAWKTISNVRVDSDVHWSDHFPLIIEIILDKVVSKLNTENYKCNKILWQSRSEAQTGRYHDICHEQLRHIDFPVSLTSCAGGMCHDVTHRRTLDDLYSRVVNILSGAAELTYKDQNFNKKRVTGWNKHVRTAYEDARLKFRTWLLHNKPGYGGVWDDMRESRKVFKSRLRWCQQHEDQVKMDIIASRRSSHDFAKFWRETNKLNVKIGRPTSIGGCSEPRGIANLLKNHFKVTSPLGPPSRVIDAETVTSIPMSFSAKQVEAVIKKMNRGRSPGHDGLSIEHLKHAGNHLYSVLAMFFSLCITHSYLPADMMKTVVVPLVKNKTGDISDKNNYRPISLATVLAKVLDSLIDQNLDRYLNIHDAQFGFVPNLSTESAILCLKQTAQYYTSRKTPVYACFLDLSKAFDLVAYDILWRKLREAGIQSELISLLKFWYLNQENYVKWGETLSDTYRLDCGVRQGGITSPKLFNLYVNELIVGLSSRRVGCWIDGICLNNLSYADDMVLLGPSAGSIRTLLKICEEYAVKHGLTYNVNKSEYMVFVVRGAVIDYESVLKLNDVQLRRVKLFKYLGHYISEDLRDHADIERERRALAARCNMLAHSKKSLDALRVQYNNGFRILLGLRRFCSASAMFTEANTDSFFAILRKRTASLLNRMRLSSNKILKMFSAKLAEPMLQHFVGVVVRQERLSK